The following proteins are encoded in a genomic region of Triticum dicoccoides isolate Atlit2015 ecotype Zavitan chromosome 1B, WEW_v2.0, whole genome shotgun sequence:
- the LOC119341495 gene encoding uncharacterized protein LOC119341495 has product MREGRANGGVDGERGGADAAAGLVGALRRQRPGQSHPSSSGSAASAEGGAKKQGRRKSKRREQVVRAIRDRLPPPPACWGNVSVVQERRGRRERPDDHGRGDAVRGEEEGRSGAGTAALPAWCCLCPEGDCSLEPNPSANGKEDPGLRSLIERNDFYSDDCNPHAAAAAAAAEEDDDDDASPAADFD; this is encoded by the coding sequence ATGCGGGAGGGGAGAGCCAATGGTGGGGTCGACGGAGAGAGAGGCGGCGCTGATGCCGCCGCCGGTCTCGTGGGCGCGCTTCGGCGGCAGAGGCCGGGCCAGTCCCACCCGTCCTCGTCCGGCTCGGCCGCGTCGGCGGAAGGGGGAGCCAAGAAGCAGGGGAGGCGCAAGAGCAAGCGGCGGGAGCAGGTCGTGAGGGCGATTCGGGACCGGCTGCCTCCCCCGCCCGCTTGCTGGGGCAACGTCTCGGTGGTCCAGGAGAGGAGGGGCCGGAGGGAGAGGCCTGACGATCACGGCCGCGGCGACGCCGTCCGCGGCGAGGAGGAGGGGCGCTCTGGCGCGGGAACCGCCGCGTTGCCGGCGTGGTGCTGCCTGTGCCCCGAAGGGGACTGCTCGCTGGAGCCCAACCCGAGCGCCAACGGCAAGGAGGACCCCGGCCTCCGCTCCCTCATCGAGCGCAACGACTTCTACTCCGACGACTGTAacccgcacgccgccgccgccgccgccgccgccgaagaggacgacgacgacgacgcaagCCCCGCCGCCGATTTTGATTAG